The sequence ATTTGAAGATGCCAGACCCAACGAATACACCATCAGAGCCCAATTGCATCATCAACGCTGCATCGGCGGGTGTGGCTATGCCCCCCGCAGCGAAATTGATCACTGGTAGGCGCTGCATCTCAGCCACCTCCTTAACGAGATAAAGAGGGGCCTCGATCTTGCGCGCTATGGCCGTGAGTTCCTCTGGCTCTTTACCCTTGAGCTCACGAATCTGAGACATTATCATGCGCTGGTGCCTAACCGCTTCAATCACATTTCCTGTGCCGGCTTCACCTTTGGTGCGTATCATCGCTGCTCCTTCATCTATGCGCCTCAGCGCTTCGCCTAAATCCCTTGCCCCGCATACGAAGGGAACCCTGAATTTGCGCTTGTCCACATGGAAGAATGGATCTGCTGGAGTCAGAACCTCAGACTCATCTATCATGTCCACTGACAGCGCCTCCAATATCTGCGCCTCCACGAAATGACCAATTCTGCATTTGGCCATTACAGGAATGGTGACGCTGTCCATAATCTCCAATATCTTCAGAGGGTCGGCCATCCTGGCCACGCCGCCCTGGGCGCGGATGTCGGCAGGCACTCTCTCCAAGGCCATTACCGCTACCGCACCTGCGTCCTCAGCGATGCCCGCCTGTTCCGCATTGGTCACGTCCATGACCACCCCGCCCTGCTGCATCTTGGCGAATCCTCTCTTGACCAGCTCGGTGCCGAAGCGGAGCTTAGTCATGTCCAATTCGAAAGGCATGATTGGTCACCGAATTCTCTAATATTCATATCGTATAAGAACCTTGCATGTGATACATTTGAAAGTTGCACGTGAGACATTTAAGAGCATTACTTGGAGCTCAGCATTTTTTCTATTTTTCAATTCAGGGGACCAAAACTTCACTGCAAAGCCTAAAATACGCTCT comes from Methanomassiliicoccales archaeon and encodes:
- the pdxS gene encoding pyridoxal 5'-phosphate synthase lyase subunit PdxS; this encodes MPFELDMTKLRFGTELVKRGFAKMQQGGVVMDVTNAEQAGIAEDAGAVAVMALERVPADIRAQGGVARMADPLKILEIMDSVTIPVMAKCRIGHFVEAQILEALSVDMIDESEVLTPADPFFHVDKRKFRVPFVCGARDLGEALRRIDEGAAMIRTKGEAGTGNVIEAVRHQRMIMSQIRELKGKEPEELTAIARKIEAPLYLVKEVAEMQRLPVINFAAGGIATPADAALMMQLGSDGVFVGSGIFKSDNPEERARAIVEAVTNYDDPQVLAEVSKGLGEAMRGIDISAIKPEQRLQERGW